AAATAAAGAATCGCGAAAGTCGAAACGCAGAGAGAGTGGAAACTAACCAGAAAGTAAAGCTGTGATTCTTTCTCTGAAAAATCGAAGGAAGACGTTTGGCCCTAATTAGGGATTGCAAGCCGATACCGACTCTGTCTCTGAGTTTAGAGGACGAGAAACCGAAGACCCCGCTTGGCTCTTTTACACGCAAATTTTACACATATAATTCTCTCCCTTTGTTTTTTCTTTTTCTTTTTTATCTGTAAATTTATTTATAATTTATTTTGGTCAAAATTTCAGTTGACCTGTATCTCTACAAGAGATTTAAAATTAATATCATTTCAGTCCTTATATTTTTAATTTAAAAAATTTATTCCTTATAATTTTTAATTTTCATAAATCGTACTCAATTATTAAAATTTCATCTAATTTAGACATTAAAAAATAATGTCAATCTTATGATTAAAAATTTAAATAATTAAAGATCGACGACTCTGATTTTGAAAATGTAATGAAAGATATCAAGACTTGCTTAACAATGTTGCAACGTGCTCGTTTTGTTCGTGTGTGTATAGAGAGTCGAATAGTTTAGCTTACATAGTAACTAAATTAGTTGTTAGTTCAGGCTTTTCAGGTCGTTGGGTTGGTTCTCTTCCTGAGGGTATGTGACTTCTTCAGCCACAATGTGTAGTTCTTGACTTATCGTCCCTTAAAAACAAAAAAAACAAAAAAAAATAGATCATAAGATTAGGAAAGGATAAGATAGTCTTTTTATTTTCAATTAAGACATGACATTTGGCCCCGAATCATTTTCCCAGAAGTGTGCGTGGTGAGAAGCAAAGAGGAGGAAGGAGGATTTGTAAATGAGAGAGGCGGGGAGATAACAAGTAAGTAGGCAAAGAAATGGACACCAGCTGCCTTAAAACCCTAAGCCCTTTCTCTCCTAATCCATTTCGCTCCAAGGCACGACCTCCTCTCTTTGCTGCTCTATACTTGTCTCATCTCAACCGCAAATTCCGCCTCTCTCTTTCCTCCACTCGCTTCTCTCCCCTCTGCTCACTCTGTACTCACTCTCTCTCTCTAGTTCTCTTATATATCTCTCTATCTCTATATGTCTGAGTGTTCAATAATGAAGTGAATGAAATGGTTGCAGCTGACGACAGGGGCAAAGAGTGTTCTTTGGCTCATGGGTCAGGGGTGGCACTCAACCAAGTCTCACGAACTAACATTCTTCAAGTCGTTCTCGTATCTCCTCAGGTATACAACAAGTTTAATCTACTTCATAGTATCTCAACCACTTGCATTTTATTATTGTCTCTTCTTTGGCTTTCGAGCTATACAAGTTAACATTGCTCAACTTGGTAAATTGGGTATATTTTCCATTGGGTCGTGAATCCCTCAATTTCTTGGCAGATTCCTGGAAATACAGGTTGCATTGCCAGAACATGTGCAGCATCAGCAGTTGGCCTTCATCTGGTTGGGGTAGGCATTTCTCATTTTAGATAATTCATTTATTGAGCAAGAATATGAATGTTTATCCTCGACTAACATGTTTTTGTTCTTCATTAGCCGATGGGCTTTCAGATTGATGATGCAAAATTAAAGCGTGCTGGATTGGACTATTGGCCGTATCCTTTAATTTGTAATTCACTTTAGGATCTCTTGTGTTGCCAGTACATTTATGAGTACTTGTTGAAAAATGGAGTTTCAGATTGTGAAATTAGCTATGCAAAGACATCCACATTGCCTTTGAGATTCAAGATATGAATTTTTTATTACAAGACTGTAAAGTTTCATGCCATTTTCTCCCAAAATAGGGTTCAAGGCAGGAAATGATGCTTTTGCTTGAATGTTTGTGTCTTAACAATACTGAAATGATTTTGGCTAGTATGTGTTTGTGTCTTGACAATACTGTAATGATCTTAGCTTGTCAGTTAACTAAATTCACAGAAAATGTTTTTCCTGTTTTCAATAGTTAACTTCCGACATTAGATATGTGGTTGTTAAAGTTCACAGCTCATGGGCAGAGTTTCAAGACTATTTCAGGCAACAGGTTTGTCTTATTTCCAAAATGAAAGAAGAGATTTGGAGGTAAAAACATGGGTTTTGACTTTATTTTTTTTTTCTTACTCTTCTCTTTTATGACTACAGGATGGTGAAAAGCGGTTGCTTGCATTTACAAAGAGAGGAACAAAATTTCATTCAGTAAGTTCCTGAAGTTTTATCTCTCCATCAGATTTTGCAGTATTGAGATCTGCAGTGATACCCTTTGTCTGCTTCCATTTGTTTGTTTTATTTTAGTTTTTGTTTTACAATTCGAGGTTTTCAGTATACCTTTGAAATGTCTTGATCTTCATAGTTTGGCTTCCTTGGGTAGACATATTTGTCTGGACCAAACCATACGTCAACATAGGAACTTTATTTTTCTGTTTATCTTTTCTTTGTGGCATTGAGCTGTGAATCTAATGTCATAAAATCTTCCCATTAGTACTTTAGCTAAACAGATATTGTTCTTTTGCGTTTTATATCCAACTATTCTTTCATTAGACGTTAAAGAAGGAGAGTTAACTTATAAACCAGAGATGCAGCGTATGCTCATGAGCATTTTGGCTGGTTGATCTTAATAATTGGTTCATGCCCCTGCCACATAGAAAGATATGCGAGGCTTCACAATGCTTGGTAGTCATTCATGGAGACATTCCTATAACTGTCATGAGAGCATGAAAGTGATAAGCAGTCACTTTGGTGATATACGTGCTTTAGAAACAAATTTCTGAATATTCTTTTTTGAGTGTTTTCATATGCGCCGACTTACTATTCACTTGCATTTTCAAACGATATTATTTATCTGATAGAGAGATTATGAATTACAGTGTATGAACTGTAGGCTGCAAATGTTCAAACTGATGCTTCATTTTGACAATAATTCTTCAACTATCATGAAGGCTTAGTCTTTTCTTTTATCTATTCTATTACAGGACTACTATAGAGCCTCTCATACTGTAGTGGTTGTGTTTGAGCCCCCTTAGCATACAGAACTGTTTTTACCCTCCCACACTGAACTGACTGAAGTGTGAAATTATATTAGAGGCTATTCAGGATATGAAATTGACCAAACAATGTTCTATTTTCAGGATTTCTCTTACAGAAGGGGTGATTTTCTCATATTTGGGTCAGAAACGAGCGGCCTACCACCTGAAGCCCTCCAAGATTGCAAGAGTGGAACATTTGGCGGTGGAACACTTAGGATTCCAATGGTTGAAACATATGTAAGATGTCTCAATCTCTCTGTAAGTGTTGGCATTGCTCTGTATGAAGCTTCGAGACAGCTAAATTACGAGCAACTTCAACTTCCGCCTGAAAATTGTATAGATAGTCAAAAATCAATCGTAACAGAGGATATTTTTGCTTAGTGCAAATTGTAATGGAAGTTGACGTTTTACTAGCAACTAGAACTTGAGAAACAGGTATTAGGTTTTACATATGTAGACCACCTCTATGCAATGGTAGATAAATTGACTCCATACGGTAGAGACTAGACTGGCTTGGATTCAAGTTACTCTAGGACTGCATGAGGCTGGTCTATTGCTGTAGGGAGCTTGTCGACCATTGATGTACTAATAGGTTAATACAGCGTAGACTTTCCCCAGAGTGAAGCTGTCAGGATGGAGCACTAGATTATGTCTGGGGTAATCCACAGCCTAACAAAGAACTTGTCCAAAATTCAAACCCATACCTGGGCAAAGAAATCCAAAGCAGGACCTAAGAGGGTCAGTCTTATACATTCATCACTTGGATCATGCCAGCTTTAGAACTCATCACCCACATGTAGGGATTCAACTCATTGTTTAAATTAGAATTAGGGCAACGACAATGATCAAAGCTTGGTGTTCCAATTAATTTCCACCAAAGCCTCGTGTCATTGTTCCTAATAGATAAGATAGAAAATGAAAAAGAGTTGACGAGGGTCGAGGGTGACCACTGTCACCTTTGAATTATGTTCTTAGGGTTGCACAGAGAGGTAAACGGTTCTATGTACGAAAGTTGTGTTGGAATGAGAACTTCAGATACCGTTATGATATTTTGAAAACTTGAGATACCAAAATTTAGAGTGAGCCAAATGTGTTTAGACGATTTTTAATTTAGAGTGAGTCAAATGTGTTTAGACGATTTTTCCTTAACTTTAGGTATGTAATTTTGTGGTTTAAGTCTTTTGTACCCTTAAAACGATAATTTAGTGAACCTTAATTATGCCCTTATTTGTACCAACTACCAACTCACCGTACTCATAGATCTTCTAATCATCTATTTGTGTCAAATATATGTTTTGTACAATGAGGTTTTTGAAGAAGGAAAAGACTTAGGTGCCTTGGGGTATTAATACCTTACAAGGTGTCATTGTCTTATTGGTCCACATAGGACAATCACTTAAAAAACAGGATCTACATAACGAATGTCTGTTAACTCTCTCTAACGGATTTTTTTAACCAATATTTCTAACAGTTTTTTTTTTGGGTAAAAAAGGGAACTCTCTCTCTCTCTCNNNNNNNNNNNNNNNNNNNNAACGTACTCTCTCTCTCTCTCTCTCTCTCTCTCTCTCTCTCTCTCTCTCTCTCTCCATATCGGACCTAAAGTGTCCTTAAACGTAGACAGGCGCCCATCTGCCCCAACAGTCCTACACGGTGGCGTCTGCGAACCTACCTAGCCAACCACCTCTGGCCAAGCAAAGCTTCCATGCTGCTCTGGCCACCCAAACGCAGCAGCATCGTGCTTAGCCGCTCTCGGCACAGACCCGACCCATCCCCACCAGTGCCCTCCATCTTCACGGTTGGAAGCCAGACCCGAGTGCCTCGACCTGATATTCTCCACCTCAATTCGGCTTTGTCGGAGCTGGTCGGACGGTAGTGATCGGTGGACGGACAGTGGTGATTGGTGGCCAGTGCTGGCTTGATGGTGTCGGAGAAGACGACTAGAGAATTTGGGTGAAGTCTGGGCTTGGTTGACTCTCGACTGAGCACTTTGACCGGGTCAACGGTCTCCTCTCATTTATGCTAAGCACACGTGTCAAGCACTCAAAGATATAGATAGTTCCTTCTTTATGAGGATATGCAAGTTTCAGCGATTATGCAGGTTTTCTTGTTGGTGTCTGAAATATTTTATAGCTTCTGGAATTTGGTTGTTTCTTAAACTGACCATGAAATTGATAAAAAAAACCGATGGCTGAGATGAAAAGGGAGAAGAGATCAACGACCTAGATTATTTCAGCTATTTTCTTGAATTTATTTATTGAAACTTTGATAAATTATAGAAAATAGCTCGATACTCTGAATTCGAAAACGTCAGTGAACTCGTGTCAACGCGTACTTCGACACCACAACCTTAAACCTTGAATTTGACATTTCAAGAACAAAATTAAATATGAACATGAACGTTAACTTTAAAAATTACCAGGTATGGTTACTAACCCTTGTAACCCGATAAATTTCTACGGGGTTTCACAATTCAATTATGATTTACGGTTTTAGAGTAAAGAAGCACGTGTGACCTCCTACTTTTATAGATTATGGTTTATGATGAGACCAATAGTTGATCAGCTCTAGTGTATACAAGGTATATGATGATCGAGTACTAGTCACCCCTAGTGTATATAAGATTTATGATGATCGAGCACTAGCCAACCCGATTGTATGTATGGTTTTGGATTTATGATGATCGAGTACAAGTTACCTCTCGTGTATATATAGGGTTTAGGGCTTATGAAGAATAATCAGCTCTCGTGTATATATGATTTACGGTTTATGACGATCAACCAATAGTCAACTCTAGGGTCACCCTTAATGTATTGGCATGGTTTACGGTTTATGATAATCAAGTACAAATCACCTCTCATGTATATATGGTTTCAGGTTTATAATGATCAAGAAATAGTCACCTCTAGTGAATATATGGTTTAGGGTTTATATAGACAAGCGCAATGAACCTATGTAAAAAGTTAGACACGTTTATATCCCGATCATCTAGCTCCCCAAATAGAAGCATAAGCGTAATTAAACCGAAAAGACGAAAATAGATCAATTTTCTAATGTCCGATCTTAAAAGTCGACTAATTTAATGCCTCCCACTTTCACACCCAAAAAAAAAAAAAAAACCTAAACCCTAAACCCTAAGCCCCATCATTCACCCTTGGCAGCGTTTCTCTCATCTCTCTCCATACCGACCAAGGGCACAATGGTCTTTTTGTGGTTATTATAAGTAGAATGAGGAGAAACCCTAAACCGTATTTTTTCTTCCCCTCTTCCACACAGCCACGCCTCTCCCGTCTTTCTCTCCTCTCTCCACTACCATTGCCAGTGCCGGAAAGCCACCTCCGGTCACCGTCTTGCCTCACCAACGCCGCCATTCGATGTCTCACATCACCCGAACCAGAAACCCTACCCATATCAACGGCAGAAAGCACCCTTTGCTACTACATGCAACCACCATGAGCCCAACTGCCTTGCCCAGCGAAAGCCTCTACTTCCGGCCATCCTTTCCACTCACCGCC
Above is a window of Fragaria vesca subsp. vesca linkage group LG7, FraVesHawaii_1.0, whole genome shotgun sequence DNA encoding:
- the LOC101290694 gene encoding putative tRNA (cytidine(34)-2'-O)-methyltransferase-like, producing MDTSCLKTLSPFSPNPFRSKARPPLFAALYLSHLNRKFRLSLSSTRFSPLCSLSDDRGKECSLAHGSGVALNQVSRTNILQVVLVSPQIPGNTGCIARTCAASAVGLHLVGPMGFQIDDAKLKRAGLDYWPYVVVKVHSSWAEFQDYFRQQDGEKRLLAFTKRGTKFHSDFSYRRGDFLIFGSETSGLPPEALQDCKSGTFGGGTLRIPMVETYVRCLNLSVSVGIALYEASRQLNYEQLQLPPENCIDSQKSIVTEDIFA